The Sporosarcina sp. Te-1 DNA window AAATCGTTAAAGATCCATCCAATTACGATCATTTTCGTCTTGTTATCTGCAGGCTCGTTATTCGGCGTTCCCGGCGTGATACTGGGTATACCAGGATATGCGTTGTTGAAAGTTTTCCTCACCCATCTATTTCAATTGTATAAAGTGCGGTATAACAAATTCGAGAATGATGAAACAATGTATTATGAGGGTGTAAAAGAAGAGTAAATAGAAATAAGGAAGCAGGTGGCTGAGGGAACCCCTACCACTGTGCTTCCTTTTTTTATTCTGTCTCGTAGATGATTCGTCCCATGGAGGATAAATCATAACCGCCTAAGGATTCCAGTTCATTTCGAAAGGACATGGATTGAAGAATCGCTTGAAGTGATTCACGCAGTCGAACATTCTCTTCCGTTTTGAACAGGACAATATCGTATTGTTCCTGAATGAGCGGGATGAAATCCACACCAGTTAACTGTGCCGCTTTCTCAATGCCAACACCAACATCCGCTTTCCCGGCCGCAACCTTCGCCGCAACCGCTATGTGATTCAGTTCCTCAGTTTTATAGCCCGGAATAGACTTTGCGGAAATCCCTTCCATACGCAGCTTTTCATCGAGTAAAACTCTTGCTCCTGACCCTTTCTCGCGATTCGCGATCGTCAAGCCGGGCATCTTGAAATCACGCCACCCGCTTAATCCCTTTGGATTCCCTTTTTGGACATAGAGGCCGGCAGTGCGGAAAAGAAGGTTGACAACCATATAGGAGTGGCCGACCAGCATTCGTTTAACATACGGGATATTGTATGTCCCCGTGTCGCCATCAAATAAATGGAGGCTGACCAAATCCGCCTCGCCGCGGTACATCGACACAAGGCTATTAAGGCTCCCTGTATAGGAACGCAAGGGGCGATAACCGCTTTTTCCTTTCTCAATGGCATTTGCCAATAGATCTAAGCTGATGTCTTGCCCGCTTATAATCAATTGGTATTCTGATCGTGGAGGGGGAGAGGCTCGGTTTGCCGTAACAGAAGGGCTTGCAGACACTTTCAATACTTCTGATTGTTGGTTGCTTCGATTCGCCTGACCGCTTTTCGAACTCTCTTTATAGGCCTCCAAATCTTCTTCATCAATTCTCATTTGCCTTCCAACCCGGTATGCTCGCAAATCCCCTTTTTTGATCAAGTCATAGACGGTCAGCTTAGAAACTTTCAACATATCTGCAATTTCTTCTGTTGTATAGGAAACGGTTTGATTGTTCATCCATCCATCCTCCTTCCGTTCAAATATAAAATTGTTGTATACTTATTGTCGCTTACTACCCTATGAAAAGTAAAGTGAACAATCTAATTATAAGTTAATTCATTTAATTATAACTAGATATAAATAGTTATAATATGTTATAACTGATATTGAATACATAAAGATGAATATAGGGAGAGTGGCTTGGTGAGGAAGACGTTATTGTTTTTTTGTATATGTTGTTGTGTGGCGTTACTTGGGGCTTGCAACGAGGAATCGGAAGAAAGCGATAAACCTTCGGCAGAGCGTACGGAAATTATGGTATCGGCTGCAGCAAGTTTGACAGACGCCTTAACTGAGTTGCAAAAGACATTTGAAACCGAGCATCCAGACATCCGATTGTCTTTTAACTTCGGCAGTTCCGGCAAACTGGCCACTCAAATTGAGCAAGGCGCACCTGCTGATGTTTTTTTATCTGCAAGCGAGCAGGATATGAACCGTCTGGAAAAGGCCAATTTGATTGACAAGGACAGCCGTATCGACTTTACGAATAATACATTAGTATTAATAGCAGAGAAGAATAGGAAAGGCGGTCCAAACTCCTTCGCTGCAATTGATCCATCCGAGCTGCAGCATCTCGCAATCGGCGAACCAGAAAGTGTGCCGGCCGGCCGCTATTCGAAACAAGTTCTTGAAGAGCTTGGATTATGGGAATCACTTCATGGAAAACTGGTCTTTGGTTCGGATGTCAGGCAAGTGTTGACCCATGTAGAAATGGGGAATGCAGATTATGGCATTGTCTATTCCAGCGATGCGGCCATCTCGAAGAAAGTGAGAGTACTGGCGACTGCTGATGAGGATTGGCATGCACCTATCGTTTATCCGGGGGCGGTCGTGAAGAAGACGGAACATCCAGAAGAAGCGCAAGCGTTCCTAGAGTTTTTGACGGGGGAAGAAGGAACAATCATCCTACGTACGTACGGTTTTCAATAACAGGGGAGGAGGCGGCGATCATGGCGTTAACAGATTATACACCTTTGTTTTTATCGCTGAAAGTAGCAGCGATTTCCACGATAATTGTCTTTGTTGCGGGCGTCTTTGTTGCGCATTTGTTTGCTAGAAGACAATTTTTCGGTAAAAGTGTCATCGAATCCTTTTTCCTGCTGCCGCTCGTCCTGCCGCCGACCGTCGTAGGATTCGGGCTGCTTCTTTTGTTCGGCAAGAATGGCTGGCTGGGCAAGTGGCTTCTGGAGTGGTTTGACGTCCAGATCGTCTTTTCCTGGATCGGTGCCGTCATCGCTTCGATTGTTGTTTCCTTCCCTTTAATGTATCAAAGCGCTGCCGCGGCATTCGAGAATGTGGATCACCGTCTGGAAAATGCTGCCCGGACGATGGGCGCATCCAATTGGCGGGTCTTTTGGACAATCGCTTTCCCGCTTGCATGGCCGGGTTTACTGGCTGGTCTCGTATTGTCATTCGCCAGAGGGCTGGGGGAATTCGGGGCAACACTCATGCTGGCGGGATACATACCAGGAAAAACAGATACAATCCCTATGGCGATCTATTTTGCCGTCGAATCGGGCCATATGGAAAAAGCCACCTTCTGGGTCGTCATCATTGTTGCCCTCGGTTTCAGTACTATCACATGGCTGAATTGGTGGAGCAAACGAAACATGAGGCGGTTCACGAATGAAAAGGGCAGGTGAAAGCATTGTTGGACGTACAAATCCGTAAAAAGCTCTCTCATTTCGAATTGGATGTCGAGTTCACAGCACATAAGGAGATCATTGTATTATTTGGCCATTCCGGTTCAGGCAAAACAACGATTTTAAATTGTTTGGCAGGACTGGAGCAACCGGATGGCGGCAGGATTCGGTTAGGAGACAACTTATTGTTTCATGAGGGGAACTCTTTGCCGACACAAAAGAGGAAGGTAGGTTATTTATTCCAAGACTACGCTTTGTTTCCGCATTTGTCTGTCGAGAAAAACATTTGGTATGGGGTGCCCAAAAAGGAACGGCCCATAAAGAAAGCCGTTATTGAACAGTTGCTTGATGTTTTAGGCATCCACCATCTAATCGGGAAGTACCCGCATCAAATTTCGGGAGGCGAAAAACAGCGGGTTGCCTTAGCGCGTGCACTTGCTACCGAACCTTCTTTACTGCTCCTTGATGAACCGCTATCCGCACTTGACGAGGAGACCAGATGGCAATGCCAAGAGGAATTGCTTCGTCTTCATCAACTGTGGAATGGCGTGCCGTTCCTGATTGTGACGCATGACAGGAAAGAGGCAGAAAAACTCGGTAACCGAATCCTTCATTTGGATAAAGGAAAGATTATCGACTTAGAGAAATAAGTCCGATTTAGACAAATGGAGCCATCTGAATAACCTGCGTATTCAATGTAATATGGTATATCGAAATCAAAAGGACACCTGCTCATGCACTCGACTAAATGAGCAGGTGTCCTTTTTGAGATAGTACGAGGAACTACTTTTCACCTCGAATATAAGTTAAAAAATCTTGGACATCATCTGTATAATTAGTAAGCATGTAATGGTAAGTAATAATGACTTCGCTACTTTCAGTGAAACTTTAGGCAACACAACAAGTCCTAGTTGAGAGCCGATAATGGATCCGACAGCCATTACAATGGCATATGGCCATTGTAGGTATCCGGTTTGGTGAAATATAATAAATGCTCCTGTACAGCTTCCAAAAATCAAAACTCTTGTCAGTTGTACTGCTTTAACATATGTTTGTTGTTTATTCATGTAATATAAAATACTAAACGTGGAAGAGCCGGGTCCGAATCCTCCATCATAGGCTGCGATGGACAAGAGGAGGAAGGGCGTCAATCGATTTTTAGTTTCACTTTCATAACTTTGAGCAGTCCCGATCCAACCCGTATTGTTAACGGTAACAACTAAAGCGATTATGAGGAGGATAATCGCAGTTATGTTCATTGTTTTATCTGAAAGATGAGTTGTAACGCAAGCCCCACCCATTCCTCCTAAAAAGGCTATAAAGACGGTTTGAATCATTCTCTTCATATTTAACTGCTTCTGACGTAAGAGATAATAGACACTTGAAAAAGCTGCTACTCCCGAGGAAAATTTATTTGTCGCAATACTTGTCTGAATCGGAATCCCGGTCAACATCATCGCCGGAAGTGTAACCAACCCACCTCCCCCAGCCAAAGTTCCAACAAAAGAAGAACAGATAGCAATCATATAAAGAATCATCAATTGATAGTGTAAGGTGAAAGCAAATAATAAAAGGAGTGCCATGCTCAGCAAAAGACAGATCATCCATTGTTTTTTCATTTTGTTCTCCTTATTAATCGTTATCGATAATCAAAGGATATATACTTATTATTAATAAATCTAATATATGTTTTTAGATAACTCATAGATTTAATTTATGAAAGGATGTCGATGATGAATCTTCATGCCTTGCGGATCTTTAGTAAAGTTGCAGATTTCAAGAGTGTTACGAAAGCAGCCGATGCACTTAGAATTAGCCAGCCTGCGGTAACAGTTCAGATTAGAAATTTAGAAAAGGAAATTGGGTTAAGACTGATCGAAACGAAAGGAAGAGGGATTAAGCTGACAAAGGAAGGCGAGTACTTGAATTCGCAAGCTCAAAGCATTTTTAATATGGAACAAGATATTGAACGTAAGCTTGTCCACTTAAAGAATGGCGACATACAAGGATTGCGAATCGCCTCCACCTATTTGCCGGCCAATTTCTTGTTACCTGTTTGGCTAGCAACATATAAAATGAAATTCCCCTCAGTTAAAGTGAATCTTTATAGCGGTAATTCGGATGAAGTAATAGAAAACTTACTTGATTACAAGTCAGATATTGCTTTTATCGTGAAGGAAGAATGGAATCACCCTGATCTATATCTTGAGCATTTAATGGATATCGACTTTTGGTTTGTAGTGCCACAAGGACATAAATACGAGGGGAAAGAAGTATCTTTATATGAATTGATGAGGGAACCTTTTTTGCTTAGAGAAGAAGGCAGCTCTACGCGAGACATCCTATTTTCATTATGCAAAATTCATAGCGTACCCCTTCCTGCTATCGGCTTGCAATATCACGGCCTAAACGAATCAATTCGTTCTGTCGTTGCTGGATATGGTACAATGCTTGCACCGGCGCTAGCAGTCGAAGATTATGTAAAGCGAGGGGAAATAGGAAGAGTGACGGTTCACGGAATTGAAGTAAGACGCCCTGTTTACATATGCAGCCGGAAAAGAGATAAGGAATACAGCGATAACCTCCATAGATTTATTGATTATGTGAAAAGTAGCCATCATGATGATCCAGTCTGATGGCTTATCATCTTACAAATACGTCTCCTGTATGTTGCCTGAAGTGGTATAACAGTTGAATAGAAAAAAGATGTTCTTGAGGTATGTTCACCACCCCAAGACCATCCGGAGATGACAGCAATTACTTTGAGAATCATTGTTCGCAAAATCAATCCGCAGCCCATCTGGTGTATAGAGCAGCTGATACGAGACGGTAATGCCGGTAGAGCGGATTAGACGATCTACCTCGGATTTGTTTGAAGCTTGAGCCGCTTCCATCAGCTGTCGTGCAAATTGATCCGATGCAACGATGCTCCGGGTGAATAGATCGGCCTGTTTAATGATTTCTTGATATCGGCGGGCAGACAAATTGAATCTCTTAATATCGACCGGTGGGAATGGATCATCCTGTCCACGCTGTTGGATCGCCAAGTATGTTGGTCTGAAGGCCGATTGATATGGATGTTGAATAGGTTGCGCTGTATAAGGGGCATATGGATGTGGATAGAAAACCATAGGCATTCCTCCTATCACGGAATCTCTTCTAGCATATGAGGAGGAAGGAAGTTTCGTGTTTGAGAACTTACCAGCGGAAAAGACGTCTATTAGTATGATAAATGCTCGCGAGGGTGAAAGGTATGCATAGAGATAGTTTCACGATGTTTTCCGCCACACATGTGAGTGTGATTTGTATGTTTCTAATTTTGATTGGATGGTTATATGTGAGCCGAAAGCGCCTGCGTACTAAAGTGACGAATTTACGGGGGGTGGAACGTTCGTTCGGTTTCATGCTGCTGCTGTTTGAAATTGGTTTTCACTTATGGATGGCCGGAACGGGGCGTTGGCGACTGCAAGATTCATTGCCTTTAGAACTATGCAGCATTTCATTGGTCGCCACAATCCTCCTGCTCTGGACCGGCAAGCATTCGATTGCCAATTTCGTCATTTTTGCCGGCATCGGCGGGGCGATTCAAGCAATGATCAC harbors:
- a CDS encoding helix-turn-helix transcriptional regulator, coding for MNNQTVSYTTEEIADMLKVSKLTVYDLIKKGDLRAYRVGRQMRIDEEDLEAYKESSKSGQANRSNQQSEVLKVSASPSVTANRASPPPRSEYQLIISGQDISLDLLANAIEKGKSGYRPLRSYTGSLNSLVSMYRGEADLVSLHLFDGDTGTYNIPYVKRMLVGHSYMVVNLLFRTAGLYVQKGNPKGLSGWRDFKMPGLTIANREKGSGARVLLDEKLRMEGISAKSIPGYKTEELNHIAVAAKVAAGKADVGVGIEKAAQLTGVDFIPLIQEQYDIVLFKTEENVRLRESLQAILQSMSFRNELESLGGYDLSSMGRIIYETE
- the modA gene encoding molybdate ABC transporter substrate-binding protein, whose amino-acid sequence is MRKTLLFFCICCCVALLGACNEESEESDKPSAERTEIMVSAAASLTDALTELQKTFETEHPDIRLSFNFGSSGKLATQIEQGAPADVFLSASEQDMNRLEKANLIDKDSRIDFTNNTLVLIAEKNRKGGPNSFAAIDPSELQHLAIGEPESVPAGRYSKQVLEELGLWESLHGKLVFGSDVRQVLTHVEMGNADYGIVYSSDAAISKKVRVLATADEDWHAPIVYPGAVVKKTEHPEEAQAFLEFLTGEEGTIILRTYGFQ
- the modB gene encoding molybdate ABC transporter permease subunit produces the protein MALTDYTPLFLSLKVAAISTIIVFVAGVFVAHLFARRQFFGKSVIESFFLLPLVLPPTVVGFGLLLLFGKNGWLGKWLLEWFDVQIVFSWIGAVIASIVVSFPLMYQSAAAAFENVDHRLENAARTMGASNWRVFWTIAFPLAWPGLLAGLVLSFARGLGEFGATLMLAGYIPGKTDTIPMAIYFAVESGHMEKATFWVVIIVALGFSTITWLNWWSKRNMRRFTNEKGR
- a CDS encoding ATP-binding cassette domain-containing protein — encoded protein: MLDVQIRKKLSHFELDVEFTAHKEIIVLFGHSGSGKTTILNCLAGLEQPDGGRIRLGDNLLFHEGNSLPTQKRKVGYLFQDYALFPHLSVEKNIWYGVPKKERPIKKAVIEQLLDVLGIHHLIGKYPHQISGGEKQRVALARALATEPSLLLLDEPLSALDEETRWQCQEELLRLHQLWNGVPFLIVTHDRKEAEKLGNRILHLDKGKIIDLEK
- a CDS encoding TSUP family transporter, with protein sequence MKKQWMICLLLSMALLLLFAFTLHYQLMILYMIAICSSFVGTLAGGGGLVTLPAMMLTGIPIQTSIATNKFSSGVAAFSSVYYLLRQKQLNMKRMIQTVFIAFLGGMGGACVTTHLSDKTMNITAIILLIIALVVTVNNTGWIGTAQSYESETKNRLTPFLLLSIAAYDGGFGPGSSTFSILYYMNKQQTYVKAVQLTRVLIFGSCTGAFIIFHQTGYLQWPYAIVMAVGSIIGSQLGLVVLPKVSLKVAKSLLLTITCLLIIQMMSKIF
- a CDS encoding LysR family transcriptional regulator gives rise to the protein MNLHALRIFSKVADFKSVTKAADALRISQPAVTVQIRNLEKEIGLRLIETKGRGIKLTKEGEYLNSQAQSIFNMEQDIERKLVHLKNGDIQGLRIASTYLPANFLLPVWLATYKMKFPSVKVNLYSGNSDEVIENLLDYKSDIAFIVKEEWNHPDLYLEHLMDIDFWFVVPQGHKYEGKEVSLYELMREPFLLREEGSSTRDILFSLCKIHSVPLPAIGLQYHGLNESIRSVVAGYGTMLAPALAVEDYVKRGEIGRVTVHGIEVRRPVYICSRKRDKEYSDNLHRFIDYVKSSHHDDPV